From a region of the Desulfomicrobium escambiense DSM 10707 genome:
- a CDS encoding HEAT repeat domain-containing protein yields MTTEKDAGIDGLLAMLQHRDGLVRQKGRRMLVEAGEAAVPGLCRVMLNSPSKDARWGAAKALGEILDPGAIPALLDALEDRNSDVAWLAAVALNRLGREAWKPVLQRLVERGVDSVAVRDGVHHILAGQKFDRYEELFATVVRSLEFGELDEAGSMAAAEILKLMLGDLWQECREMGAGEGAED; encoded by the coding sequence ATGACAACCGAAAAGGACGCCGGCATCGATGGACTGCTGGCCATGCTGCAGCACAGGGACGGCCTGGTCAGGCAGAAGGGGAGGCGGATGCTCGTCGAGGCAGGGGAGGCGGCCGTGCCCGGCCTGTGCCGGGTTATGCTGAACTCGCCGTCCAAGGACGCCCGCTGGGGAGCGGCCAAGGCCCTGGGCGAGATTCTCGACCCCGGCGCTATCCCGGCCCTGCTCGACGCCCTGGAGGACCGTAACTCCGACGTGGCCTGGCTGGCCGCCGTGGCCTTGAACAGGCTCGGCCGCGAGGCCTGGAAGCCGGTCCTGCAGCGCCTGGTCGAGCGGGGGGTGGACAGCGTGGCCGTGCGCGACGGCGTGCACCACATCTTGGCTGGCCAGAAGTTCGACCGGTACGAAGAGCTCTTCGCGACTGTCGTCCGTTCCTTGGAATTCGGCGAACTCGACGAGGCCGGGAGCATGGCTGCGGCCGAAATCCTGAAGCTGATGTTGGGCGATCTCTGGCAGGAATGCCGGGAAATGGGAGCCGGAGAGGGTGCGGAAGACTGA
- the tsaA gene encoding tRNA (N6-threonylcarbamoyladenosine(37)-N6)-methyltransferase TrmO: MTDIVIRPIGVIHSPFTDRANMPIQPCGARDTAGTVVIDEALAPGLRDLEGFSHIYLLYHFHMSHGFDLTVVPFMEPAKRGLFSTRAPRRPNQIGLSVVRLQRVDGNVLHILDVDVLNGTPLLDIKPYFRAFDVFPEAVSGWAEAHQHTAGDMRSDGRFANPRS; this comes from the coding sequence ATGACCGACATCGTCATCCGCCCCATCGGCGTCATCCATTCCCCCTTCACCGACCGGGCCAATATGCCCATCCAGCCCTGCGGCGCCCGCGACACGGCCGGCACGGTCGTCATCGACGAAGCCCTGGCCCCGGGCCTGCGCGACCTGGAAGGGTTTTCCCACATCTACCTGCTGTACCATTTTCATATGAGCCACGGATTCGACCTGACCGTGGTCCCGTTCATGGAGCCGGCGAAGCGGGGGCTTTTTTCCACCCGCGCTCCCCGCCGGCCGAACCAGATCGGCCTGTCCGTGGTGCGCCTGCAGCGGGTGGACGGCAACGTCCTGCACATCCTGGACGTGGATGTCCTCAATGGCACGCCGCTGCTCGACATCAAGCCGTACTTCAGGGCCTTCGACGTCTTTCCCGAGGCCGTCAGCGGCTGGGCCGAGGCGCATCAGCACACGGCCGGGGACATGCGTTCGGACGGCCGCTTCGCAAATCCCAGGAGCTGA